In the Candidatus Zixiibacteriota bacterium genome, CGGTAAGATAAGTCATCTGACCGGGTTTGGATTTGAAGATTAAGGTCAAGGGACCCGGCCAGAACTCTTTGATCAATTTGCTGGCTGAGGGAGTTATCTCTTTTACAAATCTTTTCAAATCCTGTAGTTTTGGAAGAAAAATAGCAACCGGTTTTCCGGACATTCTTTTTTTCAGGTGGAAAACCCCCTGCACCGCACGCTCGTTCATCGCATCGGCGCCTAAAGCGTAAACTGTTTCAGTGGGGAAAGCGACCACCCCTCCTCTGTTTATTATTTCAGCCGCCCGTTGCAGTAATGGCTTATCCTGATTATCCGCAGAGGGTTTCAAAATCTCGGTTTTTATCATCCGTTAAACGGATCCATGGGAATAAAAAAAGTGTTTTAGAGATACTCTTCCAGGTTTTTATCAGAGGCAAATTTTTGGAGAAGCTCTTTGACATCCTGAACCCTGGTTTTATGCGCCACGAAAACAATATCCCCGGTCCTGACAATAACCAGATCAGAAACTCCCAGAGTGGCTATTATCCCAGACCCATCGTTGACAATGGTGGTCTCATAGGTCCCGGTAACCTGGGCTTTCCCGATTATGACGTTGTTCTCCCGGTCCCTCTGCTTGATCCTTTCCAGAGCCAGCCAAGAGCCGATGTCGTCCCAGATTAGATCTGCCTTTATGGTCAGGACATTCTCCGCCTTTTCTAAAACCGCGCAGTCGATGGAGATATTCTCAGCTCTTGTATACAAGGTTTTTAATGCCTGTTCCTGGCTTTTGATGCCTATTTCCCTGGCATACAGGTCCAACTCCTGATAAATATCTGGCATATACCTCTGCAGAGCTTTGAGGATCGTATCCACAGTCCAGATAAAAATTCCGCTATTCCAGAGGTGTTTTCGGTCATAATAATATTCCTGGGCCAGCATGCGGTTCGGTTTTTCCCTGAAACGGTTAATCCGATATACCGTTATGTTGTCAATAGAGGTAAAGAGATCAGAAAACTCGATATATCCATATGCGGTTTCAGCCCGGGAGGGTACAATGCCTATGGTAATGAGATTTTCTCCCTGATTAGCCACCTCTGCCCCCACTTTTAACACCTTTTGTAGCTTCTCTTTGGTCTGGATGTAATGGTCTGAGGAAAGGACTATCATCGTTGCTGATGGGTCGATTTTTTTTAGGTGAACTGCCGCCACTCCTATTGCCATACAGGTGTTCCTGACCTCTGGTTCTATCAAAAGGTTTTTTTCCTTTAGCACCTTAATCTTTTCGAGGATAGGACTCTTTAAATTCTGCCCGGTAACGATCAGGGTTCTTTCAATCGGTATGAAATCGCTGATCCGGTCAATGGTTTCCTGCAACATAGTCTTATCTGAGGTAATCTCTAATAACTGCTTGGGATGACCTCCCCTGGAAAGAGGCCAGAACCTCTCCCCTCTCCCCCCGGCTAAAATCACTGCATAATTCAATTTTCCGACCTCCTGTGCGAATTTCGTCTATGCGGAACCGTTTTTCTAAACTGAACTAATTTAGTGTAAAATCAAGGAGTTGTCAATAAAAAGTTGGGAGATATTTTTCCTTGACAAAGTCAGGGCTTTGTATATGTTATTCGTAATACTAACATTTCAGGAGCAACAGTTAATTTGAGGGGGAATACATGCCATTTCAAGCTCCGAAAGAGCATAAGAATCTTTTGGTCATCGTAGCGCG is a window encoding:
- a CDS encoding sugar phosphate nucleotidyltransferase, which encodes MNYAVILAGGRGERFWPLSRGGHPKQLLEITSDKTMLQETIDRISDFIPIERTLIVTGQNLKSPILEKIKVLKEKNLLIEPEVRNTCMAIGVAAVHLKKIDPSATMIVLSSDHYIQTKEKLQKVLKVGAEVANQGENLITIGIVPSRAETAYGYIEFSDLFTSIDNITVYRINRFREKPNRMLAQEYYYDRKHLWNSGIFIWTVDTILKALQRYMPDIYQELDLYAREIGIKSQEQALKTLYTRAENISIDCAVLEKAENVLTIKADLIWDDIGSWLALERIKQRDRENNVIIGKAQVTGTYETTIVNDGSGIIATLGVSDLVIVRTGDIVFVAHKTRVQDVKELLQKFASDKNLEEYL
- a CDS encoding L-threonylcarbamoyladenylate synthase, which codes for MIKTEILKPSADNQDKPLLQRAAEIINRGGVVAFPTETVYALGADAMNERAVQGVFHLKKRMSGKPVAIFLPKLQDLKRFVKEITPSASKLIKEFWPGPLTLIFKSKPGQMTYLTGKEGKLGVRVSSSKFVQSLLIETGTPLTATSANLAGKPEPVSAEQVLSYFDGKIDLVINGGHSYSATPSSVVDVSEEIPILLREGRIPYEKLRKIVPELKRKNKK